The following is a genomic window from Terriglobales bacterium.
GAATCATTGAATCCATCGTCCGGGCACACGGGTTGCGTTTGGATGAGCGCCGTCACCTGCGCAGCAGGTGCCAGGCGTCGCGGAAGCGCTCGAAGCGTCCGCCGCGAGTGGGGGGCCGGCGGGGAAACACGGTCAGGGTCTTGCGCGGTGCGAAGGCGCGCACTGGAATCACGTACCAGGTTTCCTCCGGGCCGATATAGGCGGCGAGAAAATCCACCTCGCCGGGCCGGTAGGACCGGTGGCCCGCAGGCCGGAAGCACGACACGTGATAGCCGCGACAGTGGGGCGTTGCGGACGACTTCACCTGCACACGGTGATAGCGCCCCTTGCGGCCGACCAGAAAGTCGTAGGGCAGGTTGTCGCCCCAGGGCTTGGAGACTTCCAGGCCGTGGGACGTGGCCTCCAGCAGGAACCGTATCTCCACCAGCTCACCCTGGGCTTTGGGCGAGCGGGGCATAGGCGCGGAGGGTGCTCCCTCCACCAATAGATTATAGCATAGATGTCAAGTGGCAATAATAGATATTGTCTCGTGGCTATTGGCTCTGCTGAGTGCCGAATGCTGAGTGCTGCCTTCACGACACG
Proteins encoded in this region:
- a CDS encoding group I intron-associated PD-(D/E)XK endonuclease, which encodes MPRSPKAQGELVEIRFLLEATSHGLEVSKPWGDNLPYDFLVGRKGRYHRVQVKSSATPHCRGYHVSCFRPAGHRSYRPGEVDFLAAYIGPEETWYVIPVRAFAPRKTLTVFPRRPPTRGGRFERFRDAWHLLRR